One segment of Lutra lutra chromosome 12, mLutLut1.2, whole genome shotgun sequence DNA contains the following:
- the LOC125082001 gene encoding U6 snRNA-associated Sm-like protein LSm3: MADDVDQQQTTNTVEEPLDLIRLSLDERIYVKMRNDRELRGRLHAYDQHLNMILGDVEETVTTIEIDEETYEEIYKSTKRNIPMLFVRGDGVVLVAPPLRVG, translated from the coding sequence ATGGCGGACGACGTGGACCAGCAACAAACCACCAACACCGTAGAAGAGCCCCTGGATCTCATCAGGCTCAGCCTGGATGAGCGAATTTatgtgaaaatgagaaatgacagAGAGCTTCGAGGCAGATTACATGCTTATGATCAGCATTTAAATATGATATTGGGAGATGTAGAAGAAACTGTGACTACTATAGAAATTGATGAGGAAACATATGAAGAGATATATAAATCAACAAAACGGAATATTCCGATGCTTTTTGTCCGGGGAGATGGTGTTGTACTAGTTGCCCCTCCATTAAGAGTTGGCTGA